The DNA sequence TAGAACTAACCTTGACGCTCTCGTCGTGGAGACTCAAGCAAGCTCTAATGCGTTCGTGGAATGCCTCGCCAGGTTCTCTAGTCGCATAAatatctccaacttccttACTCTTCATAAATCCTCGCTCATGGTCCAGAGTGGCCTCTATCACACCGTCCCGGATCGCTTTGGCAACGATGTACTCCGCTGATTCCTCACTGTCCAGCCCCAGGCGGAGGCAAATGTCCCGCAGGGAGATGCGAGAATAAGACAGCGACATCATCCGGATTCCGGTCTTTATAACGTTTTGTCTCAAGCGCAGGATGAGGGTGTACGTGCCATCCTTACGGAATGTCGTACTGTGCGTATTTACAATGCTCAAAAAGCCATCCAGGTCACCTACACTCACGGCTTGAACAAGCAAGAAGTAAGGGTGCATGGCACGTTCCAGAGCAGGCTGACGGAAGATCGCACGGTCGGGGATGTCTCCCATAAGAAGCTCTACCACCACGAGCAACTTATGAGAGGATTGATAAAATCCACGCGCACTGTGGCTGGAGGGTGACTTGCGAGTAGCACCGATCAGGTGTCCGTGAGCATCAGTATACTGTAATTGGATAGCACGGATACGGCCCAAGTAGTACAAGTACCGGGCAATCTGATTGTTAGATGCGGACTGCGGGAAGCGGTTGTGAGAGATAAGCAGATCTGCTTGTGAGATATGAGACGTGGACAAGTAGTTGCGCAGAAGCAATGTCATAACAGTAGCTTGGGTGTCAACATCCTTGCGAAGCACGGCCGTCCTGAGCGCTGCAAGCAATGGCTGGCGAATCATTGTAACCGTGGCAGcaggagaaggggggagaGGAGTAATCTGCTCAAAGAAGAGGGagtaataaaaatatacACGAGCTGCAAGAGAGTCCAGAGTGCGACGGTTAATAGTCCGCAGACGCTCGATTAAGCTCGTTGAAAACTTAGCACCTCGCTGGATCTCCTTGTTGTCGTAGAGGAAGATCTGAACGAGTATAGACAGATAAGTATCGATCTCTGGCAGAATCTCTTTGGAATTTGACCTGGTCTTCTCCGATTCGACGTCCATCTTGGAGCTAGCCACCGCGCTCTCAAAAGCACCAGTTTCACCGATAGCTTCAAGTAAGAAGGATGCGGTGGGACTGGATGGGGGATAGCTCTCTACGAGGACCTCTGCGAGCACATCAGATGTTATATGCTTGCGcatggaggatatcgacCGCAAGACACGAAGGGTAAATCTGGGGTCGAAATGTGCGACGGCTCGCTCGAGAAGGGTAAAGTTGGTCTTGATGTCTgtaaaaaaaagggaggggTCATTAGCAAGCTCCCATGTTACCGTTTGAAGATATACATGAACACCAACCTTGGATAGCCTTGGCTCTGGGATCAACCTCTGGCTCGGGCTTCTGGGTCTCATCGCCCTCCGCACCTTCCATTGCGACATCACCTTCCTGATCCTGACCTTTATCGCCGGATAACCTCGAACCCTTGGTAGGGGGCACTACAACAGTCATCTTCTCGTCACCTTTCCGATCCTTACTGGCGTTAAATGAGGATGTAGGCGCACCTGCCGTATCCTCTCccatctcaacatcctcaGAGCCATTCAAACCATTCTCCGTCGGCTCCGAGCCGTTGGTGCATGGCTGATCCCGCTGTTCACCCATGCCGGAGTTCGAAGTGTTGTTGGAAGAAGCGGCTTTCGTGCTTTTGGTCTTACTGGCAGTCGCGCGGGTGGGCGCGACCTTGTCTTTATTGGAGCTTGAGTTTTGAGAAGTCGAGCGTGCCTTTTCACCGTTAGCAGATGAAGAGCCATCCGACTTGCTATTCGATCTCAAGGAACGCCTCTCGGCCGGCATATTTTCGGTTTCCAGCTGTAAGCTCAGCTGAGCAATGAGGACCGCGGTACCGGGAACAGAGGAAGGGGGGTGATGAAATGGAACTCAGGTCGGGGGAGACACTGAAAAGTACTTGAGGAAAATAAAGGATCTAGGGGTATGCGGACAGAAGAATGGTGGAacaatgaggatgatgaaggggGATGATCGTTGGGGGGGGTGGGAAGAAGGTTGATGAGGTGGTTGATGTGATGTCAAGGGTTTGGGCTttgggatgatgatgatggacagCAAGAGAACCAACCGGGCTTAGTCAGTATCAGCAGCTTAGTTAACGACTTCAAAAGCAACAGGTCACCTGCGCAAGGTACAAGCTTCGCCTCACTATCTGCAATTATATGGTTATCAGATGATTCTGCTTTGCTTAAGGCTTCTCACGTAACGGATGATCTAGGAAGGCCGTAATggatttcattttctccatggCCGACCGCTGTTGCTGGGTTGCCACTCACTGTCCATGTCCGTCGCCTGAGGCAtcgaggaaagcaaagcagCTTTCGGCAGGTCCTCTTGGCAACCGCACTCGGCGGCATGTTTACTTCGACTAACTACTACTTACAAATTACGCAAGCATAGCGCCGAGGGAACATCAGGTTTACAACTGCGATGTCTTTACTTGACAGTCATCTGGAGCAGATTCTGCTCTCCTCCAATGCCATTGCTGAGCTGCCGTTAGCACCCTCCATCCCAAGGTTCCAGCAACTTGCTAATCGATACCATCCAGTTTCCCCCCACCACGGATCTTTACAAACGCTCTCTTAGGCCCCCACGACATCACCGCTCTTATTCGCGATACAGAGACCCATGAACGCGCTCTTTTCCAAACTGACCCATCTGTGAAGGCAATTAATGCTTCACAGCGTCGGTCAACCCGCCGAGGAACAGTATTTCCATCGGAGACAGAGGGAGAGTCAATGGCCAGTCGGATTTATGCAGCCAGGAATAGCAAAAGCCAATCCGCTGTTGCAAGAGTCTTAGGGTCTGATATGATGGAAGAAATTAAACGCTCAGCAGGCACTTCATCTAGAGGGCGTGGCGAGGTCAACGTCGACGTGCTTCTCCGAGGCGCAGAAATCCTCTGCAACGTCTAGTAAGAAATCATAGCTTCACTTTCCAGGCTTGTAGCGCATGTTTGCTGACATTGCTCAAAGTCCGGTCTCCGGGGCGCAAGAAAAGATCGCGAGTCTCCGTTATCGCCATCAACTAGTTACTGACTCGATTGTCGACCTGGAGGATCGAGTAGCGAGAAACACCGCAgaattggagaagatgagCCACTCATACGGAGGCGACTACGACGACTATGAATCTTCAGGCACACTGCAACCAGATGTAGCCGACTTGACAGATGCCGATATTGAGCAGGAAATGGATGAAATCCGAGAGCtagagaaaatgaagagaacCTTAGAAGCCCGCGTCAGTGGTATGGAACGGGATTTGGGTGGCTTGATTGGGTGATTGGCCCTTTATGCTCTGTTTCTATGGCTCAGTTATCACGTTAGGGGGGCAGATCGTAAGTCTTGTCCAACCGTTGGTGTCTCTATCAAAGTTCGGCCACGAGCTGCAAGTCCCTGCGTCAAACCTTGCTTGAACCCGACGCTCCAAAATTCGCCCTAGGATTCGTGCCACTTCGAGTGCACTTGAGTCATCAACAAAACACGGCACTTTATTCTAGTGACCCCATACTGGGTCTCACAAACATGCCGTTGACAGAATCCTTAAACGACTTGCCCACCTTTACATACTTCAGCTGCCACGGGGATGCGATCGTTGCGCTGGTTACAGTGTTAGGCTGTCTGGAATCATGTTGTCGCTTTGTCCAGTTGCTGAGGTTCCCATTTTCATTCTCAGTGTTATGCCCAGCCTAGTACGACTCACGTTAAGCTTGCGAGACGAACGCGACTCTTTCAAACACCGCTTGTCTGGTCTTTCTCATTAGCTATTGACCCTGATATGCGGTTCACAGCATGGTGATGGCTAACCGATAAATTGCCAGCCCTGTATTCTTTGCTGGCCCAGTGGTAACTGTGCCCTCCAGGTGGTTTCCGACTGTACCAGTCACCAAGAGCTCAGGCTCATAGCCTTTTTTAAAGACGTCATCCTCCTCACGTTAGTGTTGCCATCTCTGACATTCCTGCGGTTTCACCACCGCAACTATTTCCATGGGAGCAGTAGTACAAGGCAATGGTTATCGTGCAAATTAACATCCAGAGGTACTACATTCACCTTTGTTGGAATGAACATACATAGCACTTGATAATTGATTCTGGATGATTTACATTAGTTCGAGGTcctaaaaaagaaaagaaatttaaaaaaaagataaatccatggcgaaagaggaaagcaagaaTATTTTAAAACACTATAGGCCTTAcgtaaaaagaagaaggagattATATAAGAATTGATGCAAAAGGTGATACCAAGGTCACTGGACCCCAGATTACCGCTTTGGGAGCAACACTGATTGCCAAGACGTGAAGACCTGAGGCTCCCAAACTCTCCGCCATCATCGCTATTCTGAGCCCGAATCGTTCGTTCCATTTTATCTCTCCTGACGGGGACTGCAGTGTTTGTTGCCAGTTATCGGCCCTCGCGCTAATTGAACTTGAACTTTGCCAATTCTTGCCCGGCCGCTTCGTGGCCTCATCCACGTAGCTTTACCATTCAACCGTCGCACGGATTCAACCCATCATTCCCTTGTTTTCGGCGTTACATCTACCTTCGGCCCACTCATATCTATAGTAACCCAGACGTTCGCTCCCGTCCTGTGTCAAATTATTATCGAGAAAAATGGATGGTTCACAGGTTCCTGCGGCCCAGCCCATGGTTACCCAGCACTCAAATCTGATCCGGACCGATCAAGTCCAAAAGCTCCCTCATCTCACCGAGCAGCAGAAGAGTCAACACACTCAGCTGGTGCGCAACTTTTGGGAGGTCCTCAATAACCGCGATCCTCAGAGCACAGAATATCAACACGCGCACTCGAGACTTACCCAGATATCTCAGAGTCTGATGAAGGGTATGCGGGCATTCCAACAGAATCGCCAgctccagcaacaacagctcCAGGGCCAGCCTGGTCAGCCTGGTCAGCGGCCGCAGTCGGTCAACCCTCAGACTTTCAATCAGCTCCTACCCCAGATTCAACAAAAAGTCAACAGTCTGCaattctctcttcctcccaatATCAGCCAGGAACAAGCACAGTCATGGCTTCCGGAGGCCAGGTTACGATACGGCATTGCGTTGCAAAAGCAAGAGATCGGTAGGGCGCGTGTAGCGGAGCTACGTCAGCAGTTTAGCCAGCGCCAGGCTGCCGGGAATATGACCCAGGAGGAGCTACAGGAGTTCAAAAATCGGCAGCTTGCGGCAGAGAAGCTTTACCGAGAAGGGGGTGACTTCTTGACCAAGTTCAAAGAGCAACAAGAAAACTTCAAGGCGCAGCAACAGAGAGCAGGCGTACAGAACGTTACAGGTCAACCACAAGGTGCCACTGCCACACCAGCTCCCACTGTCCCTGCTGGTTCTGATGGTCGCCCCGCAAACACACCCGTGTCAATGCATCCTGGACAGGCCCCAACGCCTGCGCCTCATACTATCACCTCTGCGGTAAGCGCCGCACGAAACCAAGCTGGCCAGACAGCTATGTCACCGTCAGTCTCCCAACAAGGTCAAGTACCCGTTGCACAAGCGGCCCCGGTTGCCACGCCTGCCGCGCCTGCCGCACCACCAGTCGTTCCTCCCCAAGCGCAAtcgcagccgcagccgcagccacagcagcaTCCACAGCCGCCACCGCAAGCCCAGTCTCAGCCAGGAGCTCCTGGCTCACAGGTCACCTTCACGCAAGTGCCTAACTTGGATGGCTCTACTCCCACGCCTACTTCAGCTCAGCCAGTGAATGTGCAAGGGCCCCCACGTCCTTTGTCCCAGCAAGCTGCTATGGCTCAGGCTGCTCAAAACTATACCAATAACAATGCAAACAATAACATGGGCCAGCAACAGAACATGCCGCAGCCTGCGACCAACTCGCATGCGCACCCCCAGGGCTACATCCCCAATAGAGCCACTGATAACACGGCACGAAATATCAATATGGCCATTCCGAAAACCCTGAATGTCCCTCCTCCGGAGCCTGTCGCTATGGCACCAGCGCGGCCAACCCTGTCAGGTGGTCCCAGCCACGGCGCTATGGGTATGATGGGTCAGCCCGCGATTCAGAAACACCCTGGGTACGTCCTTGAAGGCGAGGGCCAGCGAGTCTTGAGCAAGAAAATGCTTGACATTTTGGTTCGCCAGGTTactggaggaggagagggcgAGGGTCTTACGccagatgctgaagaggtACATTGTTCCATTTACTCTTTCAACGTCCCTAGTAAACCCAGTCATCTTTTCTATGATAATCATCTAACATTCATCAGTTCATCCTCCAAATGGCGGACGACTTCGTTGACGACGTGATTACCGCCGCTTGCCGTCTCGCTAAACTACGCCCGTCATCTACCCTCGAGATCCGAGATATTCAGCTTGTTCTCGAACGTAACTACAACATGCGCATCTCTGGGTTCTCAACTGATGATCTTCGCACCGTCAAGAAGCCTCAGCCCACACAAGGCTGGACCCAGAAAATGTCCGCCATCCAAGCTGCCAAAGTGACACAAGGCAAGGCTGAATAATTCCTGCATCTACTTcgtttctcctctcttcaCTCTCGCAGTCATCGTCTCCAGAGGGATTATATGCCTACATCGATGACCCAAGTATCGAACGCCTCCTGATTTGGCTGCcctactttttttttgtcttctaAGAAATTGTCTTAACAATACCGTTCTTACATTTATTCCCCCAACTTTTCACTTCATGGTTCGGTAGTTGGCGTCACTGGGTGGCTTTTTGTTCATTTCCTGTGCTTGCCtttattctatatcttttttttttttttttatccttttACACTTGTTCCCCTAGTTTCTGGCTGCACTGAACTGGCATGTAGAATGGCGTTTCTTCATGGATGTTTTTCAAGTAACGAATGCTATACCCACTTTAGGAGAGTTGGATGGATCGGGGCGTGGGTTCAAAAAGATGctcaaaataaaaacagaGGCATGAAGTCATTTAGTACGGTTTCAATAATCAACCGCAGGGTTCTCGTCGGAATATTTCGGCTGGGCAAAGCGCCTTATGTAgttcttttcatttctaaCTACAGGTTTGATGTTCTACAAAAGCAAACACATAGCAGAACCGGTGATCTATGATATCctctttattcttcttctttttgaaaCAAAAGCGGATTGGTATCAATTCTCTAGGAACAGCGCCTATTGTGCGTCTTCTATCAATctaacaacaaaaaagaacacaGACAACACAC is a window from the Aspergillus oryzae RIB40 DNA, chromosome 6 genome containing:
- a CDS encoding proteasome regulatory particle lid subunit RPN3 (26S proteasome regulatory complex, subunit RPN3/PSMD3) codes for the protein MGEDTAGAPTSSFNASKDRKGDEKMTVVVPPTKGSRLSGDKGQDQEGDVAMEGAEGDETQKPEPEVDPRAKAIQDIKTNFTLLERAVAHFDPRFTLRVLRSISSMRKHITSDVLAEVLVESYPPSSPTASFLLEAIGETGAFESAVASSKMDVESEKTRSNSKEILPEIDTYLSILVQIFLYDNKEIQRGAKFSTSLIERLRTINRRTLDSLAARVYFYYSLFFEQITPLPPSPAATVTMIRQPLLAALRTAVLRKDVDTQATVMTLLLRNYLSTSHISQADLLISHNRFPQSASNNQIARYLYYLGRIRAIQLQYTDAHGHLIGATRKSPSSHSARGFYQSSHKLLVVVELLMGDIPDRAIFRQPALERAMHPYFLLVQAVSVGDLDGFLSIVNTHSTTFRKDGTYTLILRLRQNVIKTGIRMMSLSYSRISLRDICLRLGLDSEESAEYIVAKAIRDGVIEATLDHERGFMKSKEVGDIYATREPGEAFHERIRACLSLHDESVKAMRFPMNQHRLELKSAQEARERERELAKEIQDGDMDDEDAGADFDAI
- a CDS encoding uncharacterized protein (predicted protein) — translated: MSLLDSHLEQILLSSNAIAELPFPPPRIFTNALLGPHDITALIRDTETHERALFQTDPSVKAINASQRRSTRRGTVFPSETEGESMASRIYAARNSKSQSAVARVLGSDMMEEIKRSAGTSSRGRGEVNVDVLLRGAEILCNVYPVSGAQEKIASLRYRHQLVTDSIVDLEDRVARNTAELEKMSHSYGGDYDDYESSGTLQPDVADLTDADIEQEMDEIRELEKMKRTLEARVSGMERDLGGLIG
- a CDS encoding putative transcription initiation factor TFIID subunit 12 (transcription initiation factor TFIID, subunit TAF12 (also component of histone acetyltransferase SAGA)), whose protein sequence is MDGSQVPAAQPMVTQHSNLIRTDQVQKLPHLTEQQKSQHTQLVRNFWEVLNNRDPQSTEYQHAHSRLTQISQSLMKGMRAFQQNRQLQQQQLQGQPGQPGQRPQSVNPQTFNQLLPQIQQKVNSLQFSLPPNISQEQAQSWLPEARLRYGIALQKQEIGRARVAELRQQFSQRQAAGNMTQEELQEFKNRQLAAEKLYREGGDFLTKFKEQQENFKAQQQRAGVQNVTGQPQGATATPAPTVPAGSDGRPANTPVSMHPGQAPTPAPHTITSAAAQNYTNNNANNNMGQQQNMPQPATNSHAHPQGYIPNRATDNTARNINMAIPKTLNVPPPEPVAMAPARPTLSGGPSHGAMGMMGQPAIQKHPGYVLEGEGQRVLSKKMLDILVRQVTGGGEGEGLTPDAEEFILQMADDFVDDVITAACRLAKLRPSSTLEIRDIQLVLERNYNMRISGFSTDDLRTVKKPQPTQGWTQKMSAIQAAKVTQGKAE